The DNA segment GGTTGTAAGAAGGCTGCTCGATTCTGGAAACCGCAGTGCCGCAGCCAATTTTGTAGGACTAATGACTGGGGCTCTTGCGACTGCATTTGTAGTAGAATATTCAGATAACATCCCATTTGTTGCAACATTGATTCTGTTGATTATCACGACAGTAATGATTTATCGCAGTAGCCCACGTGAGTTTTCATTTCTGACAGAGTAACCAAATATCACAATATCAGAATCAATTATATATCCTAGATTTTCTCATATGTAAAAGGTGGTCCTTATGCCGATAGCGAAGGCCGTTGTTCTAGGAGATACTGAGTGCGGCAAGACTTCCTTTACTGCACGTTGGACTACGGGATCTTTTCCTGACCCCGAAATGCTCAAGACCACCGTTGGAGCCAGCTTTGATACTAAGAAAGTAACTCTTCCTAGCGGCCGAGATGCAACTCTTTCCATATGGGATTTCGGCGGCCAACGTAGATTCATCGACACGTTAAAGAGCATGATCCGGGGTGCGAAAATAGGGCTTCTTTTCTTCGATGTTAGCAAAATGGCTACTCTTGATAACTTGTTTAGATACTGGGTTCCTGCCATTAGTGAGAATACACGATTCGACTTAGAAAATGGAGATGGTGAGCGGTTTATCGTAGTTGGCAATAAAATCGACCTACTCAATCCGCCCTTTGATGACGTTTGTGACGAAATGAATCGCATGGCTGAACCCTATGGAATGAAAACTAAACTGATTTCTGCGAAGACAGGGGTTGGAATTGAATCACTTGACTACGAATTTCTGAAAGTCGTAGACAGGTTTTTGGATTGACTGGATGTTGTATCCGGCCAACCAATTCCAACCAAAGCCTTTGAGTATACAGCTAACCGCCAGGGCTGCCATGCCAAGGGCTGTCTTTCCAGAACGCTTCCCATATCATATCTTCGGTCAGCGTTTCTGGTTCTATCATGGTCTTATGGAGTTCCTTCAACAAACTATGATGCCGAATTTCATCTTCACGAATCATGGATGCTATAGACTTCACTTGCTGATCATCGCTTTCATTCGTTAGCTGTTCATATGTCTCGATTGCTTTCGCTTCAAGCTTGATGTGCTTCTCAATTCCGTCAGCAATGTCATCACGTTCTTTTTCACTGATGAATGGGGTTGGGCCTTCCACAGCTTTCCGTAGCGAAGCTAACAAAGCTGCATGTTTCTTGGAATCCTGAGCTATTCCCAATAACATCTGCTTTACAAAGGCGTTACCAAGCTTCGCCGTCGTCTCCTCGACCATCTCAATAATCTTGTG comes from the Candidatus Thorarchaeota archaeon genome and includes:
- a CDS encoding GTP-binding protein; this encodes MPIAKAVVLGDTECGKTSFTARWTTGSFPDPEMLKTTVGASFDTKKVTLPSGRDATLSIWDFGGQRRFIDTLKSMIRGAKIGLLFFDVSKMATLDNLFRYWVPAISENTRFDLENGDGERFIVVGNKIDLLNPPFDDVCDEMNRMAEPYGMKTKLISAKTGVGIESLDYEFLKVVDRFLD
- a CDS encoding ferritin-like domain-containing protein codes for the protein MNEKETLRFIDNQIKLEHKIIEMVEETTAKLGNAFVKQMLLGIAQDSKKHAALLASLRKAVEGPTPFISEKERDDIADGIEKHIKLEAKAIETYEQLTNESDDQQVKSIASMIREDEIRHHSLLKELHKTMIEPETLTEDMIWEAFWKDSPWHGSPGG